The stretch of DNA ACAGATTTTATAGCTTTAAAAGAAGATATTACCGCTAAAGAAGCTATAGAACTATTACAAAAAGAATACGCTGATGTTGAAATGCCTTTTTATCTTTATGTTATTGATGATGAAGAACATCTTGTTGGAGTTATTTCTCTTCGTCAGCTTGTAGTTGTTAATCCAAATACCCCGCTTAAAAAATTTATGACTACTGACGTTGTTTACGTCAGAACTGATATGGATCAAGAGGAAGTAGCTCGCATAGTTTCACGTTACGATATACTTGCAGTTCCAGTTTTAGACGAATCTAAAAAACTTGTTGGAATTGTAACTGTAGATGATGTTATTGATATAGTTCGGATGGAAGCAACTGAAGATATTCTTAAAATGGCTGGAGTTGGAGAAGAGTTTGTCGAAACAAAATCGATATTTAGAAGCACAAAAATTAGACTTCCTTGGCTTTTTGCAAGCTGTATAGGAGGCATCTTTGCATCAATAGTAATTGGGTCTTTTACCGCGACAATAAGCAAAATTGCATATATCGCTGCTTTTATGCCAGTAATTGCTGGTATGGGTGGTAATATAGGAACTCAGTCTTCAACCATTGTCGTAAGAGGTCTTGCTACAGGAAGGCTTGATATAAGGAATCTTTGGCCTGTCGTTTTAAAAGAACTTACAGTTGGTGTTATATTAGGCGTTATATATGGAATTATAATTGGATTTTTTGTAAATTTTCGATATGGAGTTGGAGCCTTTTCATTATCTGTAGGTTTTTCAGTTTTAACATCCATGTCCATTGCAGCGCTTGTAGGGGCTTTAGTTCCTATGATTTTTGGCAAGCTTAACATAGATCCTGCTGTTGCAACAGGGCCTTTTGTAACAACTTCTATAGATGTAATTGGAGTTTATTTTTATTTTAAAATTGTAACCCTTTTTGTTTTAGCGTCATAACTTTTTTTATGTCTTCATATTCCACATCCGCGATAATTTTAAAACGAATTGATTATGGCGATTATGACTTAATTCTTAGTTTAATAACTAAAGAACAGGGCAAAATATCTGCGATAGCTAAGTATGCTAAAAAAAGTAAAAAACGATTTGGAGGAACTCTTGAACATTTTTCAATATTAAACGTTACTTTAAAAAAAGGTAGAGAAAACAGTTTATCAATACTTGAAGAGGCGCTTTTAATAAAGTGTTTTAGTAATGTTAGATCCGATATGGTTAAA from Desulfobacterales bacterium encodes:
- the mgtE gene encoding magnesium transporter produces the protein MSVDKLRILTDAIKRFLRRGAISHLKKIVNKAHAADLAVVFRNLSFSEQQKVYNLIEDIEQKGYLFSELDVDTFLYLIEGISLDEIVEILESMPGDDAADLLGRLPKEKADVILEKMNKEDSMDVEDLLKYDDDTAGGIMVTDFIALKEDITAKEAIELLQKEYADVEMPFYLYVIDDEEHLVGVISLRQLVVVNPNTPLKKFMTTDVVYVRTDMDQEEVARIVSRYDILAVPVLDESKKLVGIVTVDDVIDIVRMEATEDILKMAGVGEEFVETKSIFRSTKIRLPWLFASCIGGIFASIVIGSFTATISKIAYIAAFMPVIAGMGGNIGTQSSTIVVRGLATGRLDIRNLWPVVLKELTVGVILGVIYGIIIGFFVNFRYGVGAFSLSVGFSVLTSMSIAALVGALVPMIFGKLNIDPAVATGPFVTTSIDVIGVYFYFKIVTLFVLAS